The following proteins are encoded in a genomic region of Mycobacterium kiyosense:
- a CDS encoding GlcNAc-PI de-N-acetylase has product MPTVVAFHAHPDDEVILTGGTIAKAVADGHRVVVVTATDGRMGNEDNHHRLDELRLSTKALGAHRTECLAYADSGYGPDFYPDPPGRVRFARADVEEAAQRLATILAAEGADLLLSYQANGGYGHRDHVQVHQVGKRAAEIAGTPNVLEATMPREVLHRIGELCRALRLPPPYDPQVVGTAYAPGAAITHRVDVRRFARQKRDAMAAHRSQLGSGLGARVYAALLRLPPPGVGRGIQIRMVRRPRGAAGNVARQHLRRSLTSWLTGPARSCTDRR; this is encoded by the coding sequence ATGCCCACCGTCGTCGCCTTCCACGCCCATCCCGACGACGAGGTCATCCTCACCGGCGGCACCATCGCCAAGGCCGTCGCGGACGGGCACCGGGTGGTGGTCGTCACCGCCACCGACGGGCGGATGGGCAACGAGGACAATCACCACCGCTTGGATGAATTACGTTTGAGCACAAAAGCTCTGGGCGCACACAGGACCGAATGCCTGGCCTACGCCGACAGTGGGTACGGGCCGGACTTCTACCCCGACCCGCCCGGCCGGGTCCGGTTCGCGCGGGCCGACGTCGAGGAGGCCGCACAACGGCTGGCCACGATCTTGGCCGCCGAAGGCGCCGACCTGCTGCTGAGCTATCAGGCGAACGGCGGGTACGGCCACCGCGACCACGTGCAGGTGCACCAGGTCGGCAAGCGGGCCGCCGAAATAGCCGGCACACCAAACGTTCTCGAAGCAACCATGCCACGCGAAGTACTGCATCGGATCGGCGAGCTGTGCCGGGCGCTGCGGTTGCCCCCGCCGTATGACCCGCAGGTGGTCGGCACCGCCTACGCCCCGGGCGCCGCCATCACCCACCGGGTGGACGTGCGCCGATTTGCCCGGCAGAAGCGGGACGCGATGGCCGCGCACCGCTCGCAGCTGGGCAGCGGCCTGGGTGCACGCGTCTACGCCGCGCTGCTGCGCCTGCCGCCCCCCGGTGTTGGGCGCGGTATTCAGATACGAATGGTTCGTCGACCCCGCGGCGCCGCCGGGAACGTTGCGCGACAACATCTTCGACGGTCACTCACATCTTGGTTGACCGGGCCAGCACGAAGCTGTACAGACCGTAGGTGA
- a CDS encoding membrane protein, with protein sequence MPHRATPDDSTPVTAAQVAQNGVFEKFARAGFVVSGLLHLIIGYLAIRIALGAGGTADQSGALATLAARPGGPAALWLATAALLMLGLWRLVETFLGRSVDRDASRPAPGFTDRAKSFGIAAVYLGFAYSAFGFAHGAGKSTGQQSSAMSARLMETTAGTVALVGCGVGVVAVGAYHVYKGAGRKFVDDLNGKPGKLVRRLGVAGYVGKGVVLAAAGLLVVVAAWRSEPAKATGLDGALKTLGAQPFGMALLIAAGVGIITYGLYSFVLARSTKM encoded by the coding sequence TTGCCCCACCGCGCGACGCCGGACGACTCGACGCCGGTCACCGCGGCGCAGGTCGCGCAGAACGGGGTGTTCGAGAAATTCGCCCGCGCCGGGTTCGTCGTCTCCGGTCTGCTGCATCTGATCATCGGCTATCTCGCCATCCGGATCGCCCTCGGCGCCGGGGGCACCGCCGACCAGTCCGGGGCGTTGGCGACGTTGGCGGCGCGCCCGGGCGGTCCGGCCGCGCTGTGGCTGGCCACCGCGGCGCTGCTGATGCTGGGGCTGTGGCGGCTTGTCGAAACGTTCCTCGGCCGTTCGGTCGACCGGGATGCGTCGCGGCCGGCGCCCGGATTCACCGATCGCGCAAAGTCGTTCGGGATCGCGGCTGTCTATCTCGGATTCGCCTACTCCGCTTTCGGGTTCGCCCATGGCGCCGGCAAATCCACCGGCCAGCAGAGCTCGGCCATGAGCGCTCGGCTGATGGAGACCACCGCCGGCACCGTCGCGCTCGTCGGTTGCGGCGTCGGTGTCGTCGCGGTTGGCGCTTACCACGTCTACAAGGGCGCCGGCCGCAAGTTCGTCGACGACCTCAACGGCAAGCCGGGGAAGCTGGTTCGCCGCCTCGGGGTGGCCGGCTACGTGGGCAAGGGCGTGGTGCTCGCCGCCGCGGGATTGCTGGTGGTGGTGGCGGCGTGGCGCTCGGAGCCGGCCAAGGCCACCGGCCTGGACGGCGCGCTGAAGACGCTGGGCGCCCAACCGTTCGGGATGGCGCTGCTGATCGCCGCCGGCGTCGGGATCATCACCTACGGTCTGTACAGCTTCGTGCTGGCCCGGTCAACCAAGATGTGA